From one Paenibacillus terrae HPL-003 genomic stretch:
- the hemC gene encoding hydroxymethylbilane synthase encodes MRTIVVGSRQSALALTQTGHVIEDLNVLCAEHGLDMQFVVKKILTKGDRILDVTLSKVGGKGLFVKEIEQAMLAGEIDMAVHSMKDMPSELPEGLVNGAVPRREDPRDCLVTLGFKSLEDLPQGAKVGTSSLRRASQIKSLRPDLQLEPVRGNIDSRLKKLETEGFDAIILAAAGLHRMGWKDRITSYIPEEACLPAVGQGALGIECRADDEELLALLHLYNDRDTSATVAAERTFLGVLNGGCQVPIGAHAVWADQEIRLTGMVGSPDGEVILKETLQGNDPQKLGEAVAASLIAKGAEQILAQVRG; translated from the coding sequence ATGCGAACAATTGTGGTAGGTAGCAGACAGAGCGCGCTTGCGCTAACTCAGACCGGGCATGTCATCGAGGATTTGAACGTGTTGTGCGCGGAGCATGGGCTGGATATGCAGTTTGTTGTAAAAAAAATATTGACCAAGGGCGACCGGATTTTGGATGTAACGTTGTCAAAGGTGGGTGGCAAAGGGCTGTTTGTCAAAGAAATTGAACAGGCCATGCTGGCTGGTGAAATTGATATGGCAGTACATAGTATGAAGGATATGCCGTCAGAATTGCCTGAAGGGCTAGTGAACGGCGCGGTGCCGCGTCGGGAGGACCCTCGGGATTGTCTCGTTACCCTGGGGTTCAAGAGCTTGGAGGACCTGCCGCAAGGGGCAAAGGTCGGCACAAGCAGCCTGCGCAGAGCCAGCCAGATCAAGTCATTACGACCGGATCTTCAATTGGAGCCTGTGCGCGGTAATATTGATTCCCGCCTGAAAAAGCTGGAGACTGAAGGATTTGACGCCATTATTTTGGCTGCGGCAGGTTTGCACCGGATGGGCTGGAAAGACCGGATCACGTCCTATATACCGGAGGAAGCCTGCTTGCCAGCAGTCGGACAAGGAGCTCTCGGTATTGAGTGCCGTGCAGACGATGAAGAGCTGCTGGCATTGCTGCACCTGTACAACGACCGGGATACCTCGGCTACGGTTGCGGCAGAACGAACCTTCCTTGGCGTGCTGAATGGGGGATGCCAGGTGCCAATCGGGGCCCACGCAGTCTGGGCTGACCAGGAAATCCGTCTCACGGGCATGGTAGGCTCGCCGGATGGCGAGGTTATTTTGAAGGAAACGCTCCAGGGAAATGA